One window of Salmo trutta unplaced genomic scaffold, fSalTru1.1, whole genome shotgun sequence genomic DNA carries:
- the LOC115184932 gene encoding FERM, ARHGEF and pleckstrin domain-containing protein 1-like — MVDPVDRAVAGQRLGIPESLGVSTLEPGQRLPTTPQGRQVSIRVQLLDDVTEVFDISQRAPAKALFDLVCVHLNLAERDYFGLQYQNSRRLMVWLDLLKPLKQIRRPKNTILRFVVKFFPPDTQLLEELTR; from the exons ATGGTAGATCCGGTGGACAGGGCGGTGGCTGGCCAGAGGCTGGGGATCCCAGAGAGTTTAGGGGTGTCTACCCTGGAACCAGGCCAGAGACTCCCAACCACGCCCCAAGGACGACAGGTCTCCATCCGGGTACAGCTGCTGGACGACGTCACGGAGGTCTTCGACATATCA CAACGGGCCCCAGCCAAGGCTCTGTTTGACCTGGTGTGTGTGCATCTGAACCTGGCTGAAAGAGACTACTTCGGTCTACAGTACCAGAACTCCAGAAGGCTGATG GTCTGGTTGGACCTGCTGAAGCCCCTGAAACAGATAAGAC gccctaagaacaccatccttCGTTTTGTGGTGAAGTTCTTCCCTCCAGACACACAGCTGCTGGAGGAGCTGACACGGTGA